Proteins encoded in a region of the Pirellulales bacterium genome:
- the csrA gene encoding carbon storage regulator CsrA, translated as MLVLSRKVGERIVIGPNVTITVVAVHGERVKLGFEAPGSVPIHRHEIYQRIQLEEEAAHAATSRAADASVSLVTALHPEFA; from the coding sequence ATGCTCGTACTCAGCAGAAAAGTCGGGGAACGGATCGTGATCGGACCCAACGTGACGATCACGGTGGTAGCCGTGCATGGAGAACGAGTAAAACTCGGCTTCGAAGCGCCGGGCAGTGTGCCCATTCATCGCCACGAGATTTATCAGCGCATTCAACTCGAGGAAGAAGCTGCCCATGCGGCAACTTCTCGAGCGGCCGATGCCTCGGTTTCCCTTGTTACGGCATTGCA